A stretch of DNA from Plasmodium berghei ANKA genome assembly, chromosome: 11:
gggatttattttttgagcTTTTAAAAAACTGTTCAATGCGTCTACATTtctctttatttttaaaaatattatacctTGCATTATGAATAGttcaattttattgtaAATGTTTTCTTCTGCATGTTTTAAACAAAGTAATGCgctttcatatttttcactgtaattatatattgaaGCTAAATATAAGCATATAAGTCCATCTGTattgtttaattttaaacataagcttaaatgaaaattacATAATTCAAAGTTTCGTtcttcaaataatataatacttaataataaatgtgcTTTAAAGTTACATGGATTTATTTTAAGGCATTTTGCCAAAGCTAAAGCTGATTTTTGTCTTTCCCCTAAATATTTAGTTTCACAAgaataaagaatatatgAGTATtcataatacatatttaattgTATTGCTTTTCGGAAAAAGTTCGCAGCAATTtctttcttattttttaaagaaaaataatttcctATAACGCAAAGAAAATGCTCATTTGGTTCTTTCTTTGAATAGTCTGTTAAAATATACTCGATTTTTTCGATATCCTTTTTGTGCCAATAACAAGTTGACAAAAATGGTAAATGCTTTGTAAAATAACAGTCAATATCTTGAATAACTTCGAAAAAAACTATagatttttcataattccgaagcaaaaaataacataagccttttatatagaaaatgcACATACTAAAAACTGGTTCATTTTCCCATTCTTCTAATATAATTAAGCAccttttaaaattatttatataaaaatgaaaataaaattttcctATTACTATTAAATCGTTGATGCCCGTtttagaaataatattatttattttacaaatattttcGCTTACATGatctttaaaattatttatccattctaataaataactatttatgttttcttcttcaatcaatgataatataaaatcacaattttttatatttataacttttatttgttttaaatcAATAAGTTCTATAATACTATTGTCAAACTTTTCTTTCACATCCTCTTCACCATCCTTATTATGGCTTAATGATcgttttttccattttttatatatgtctatttcaaaattataaaattttgaaacTTTTCTTGCTTCTtctatatacatattattacaataaaattttcCATGTAACATTAATAACTTT
This window harbors:
- a CDS encoding anaphase-promoting complex subunit 3, translated to MKKQNNKMPDYLHFLVIAVHLSKKYNLKFQKKLYQDLLDNYFYKKNNKIINNVFINEPYLNYDDLNELYKYTKGKCNESNCDNIIKYGYVYSCYKLKKEKRKNIVLMILDDDFLKYSCNDNINNNNNNDDGYKCYEQKDIKVYENNFYNVKCMPGYSIGYYLLGKIYEQEAKEEWFDERKKKVLIDISFYCYYLCFKSCPFLICSFRKLLMLHGKFYCNNMYIEEARKVSKFYNFEIDIYKKWKKRSLSHNKDGEEDVKEKFDNSIIELIDLKQIKVINIKNCDFILSLIEEENINSYLLEWINNFKDHVSENICKINNIISKTGINDLIVIGKFYFHFYINNFKRCLIILEEWENEPVFSMCIFYIKGLCYFLLRNYEKSIVFFEVIQDIDCYFTKHLPFLSTCYWHKKDIEKIEYILTDYSKKEPNEHFLCVIGNYFSLKNKKEIAANFFRKAIQLNMYYEYSYILYSCETKYLGERQKSALALAKCLKINPCNFKAHLLLSIILFEERNFELCNFHLSLCLKLNNTDGLICLYLASIYNYSEKYESALLCLKHAEENIYNKIELFIMQGIIFLKIKRNVDALNSFLKAQKINPKCNYINTLVAFTLVLESKFETAKKIIKEIILESSQDVNKNMLKYIYKWCDLKTAPSDCVLNKIEYFLMDRNFLDIYDFENSLLE